The Nitrospinaceae bacterium genome has a segment encoding these proteins:
- the atpH gene encoding ATP synthase F1 subunit delta, giving the protein MIGGQAASRYAKALVNIAEKDGSLDETGVELAQLDKALDNPELRKVLMNPRFSRPVRTGVIDEILKSSGASELMQKFARLITEKDRIAELPAISERYQALADEMRGRIRAQVRTAFDLSDSAMEELRKMLSEVSGKQVLLEVEKDSSLIGGLVCRMGGIVMDGSIQNQLKNLRESLTTS; this is encoded by the coding sequence ATGATCGGTGGTCAGGCGGCGAGCCGCTACGCCAAGGCGCTAGTCAATATCGCGGAAAAAGATGGCTCTCTTGACGAAACCGGGGTAGAGCTTGCCCAGTTGGACAAGGCGCTGGATAACCCCGAGCTTCGCAAGGTGTTAATGAATCCGCGTTTTTCCCGTCCGGTACGGACTGGGGTTATCGACGAAATTTTGAAATCCTCAGGTGCGAGCGAGTTGATGCAGAAGTTTGCGCGGCTCATTACAGAAAAAGATCGCATCGCTGAGTTGCCTGCCATCTCGGAGCGCTATCAGGCGCTGGCCGACGAAATGAGGGGCCGTATTCGTGCGCAGGTTCGAACCGCGTTTGATCTTTCTGATTCCGCTATGGAGGAGCTTCGTAAAATGCTTTCCGAGGTTAGCGGAAAACAAGTTTTGCTTGAGGTAGAAAAAGATTCTTCGCTCATCGGCGGCCTTGTTTGCCGGATGGGCGGTATTGTTATGGACGGTAGTATCCAGAACCAGCTCAAAAACTTGCGAGAGAGTTTAACTACAAGCTAA
- a CDS encoding F0F1 ATP synthase subunit alpha encodes MQIRAEEISQIIQKQIEGFDSSVELAETGSVISVGDGIARIYGLEKCMAGELIEFPGGLFGMALNLETDNVGAVLLGDDRNIKEGDEVRRTGRIVQVPTGKGLLGRVVNPLGQPIDGKGPIASDSTANIDVVAPGVIERKSVTEPLQTGIKAIDGMIPIGRGQRELIIGDRQTGKTAIALDTIINQKDTDVYSIYVCIGQKRSTLAQVVAALEEYGAMDKTIVVAATASDPAPLQYIAPFSGCAMGEYFRDNGMHSLIVYDDLSKQAVAYRQLSLMLRRPPGREAYPGDVFYLHSRLLERASKLSDALGGGSLTALPIIETQAGDVAAYIPTNVISITDGQIYLESALFYSGIRPAVNVGLSVSRVGGAAQTRGMKKVAGTLRLDLAQYREMAAFAQFGSELDAATQAQLNRGARLTELLKQSQYQPFPVQKQIMSIYLGTSGGLDNIEIADVQATEAAFQTFMETRHPQIGVDLAEKKELTDDIVQRLDAAIEEFKKTLVAAEAAPATAS; translated from the coding sequence ATGCAAATTCGTGCCGAAGAAATTAGTCAGATTATTCAAAAGCAGATCGAAGGCTTCGACTCGTCGGTTGAGTTGGCCGAAACTGGATCAGTGATATCCGTAGGTGATGGTATCGCGCGCATCTATGGCCTTGAGAAGTGCATGGCCGGTGAGTTGATTGAGTTTCCGGGCGGGCTCTTTGGCATGGCGTTGAATCTTGAGACGGACAACGTCGGTGCCGTGCTTCTGGGTGACGATCGAAACATCAAGGAAGGCGACGAGGTTCGCCGTACTGGTCGTATCGTTCAGGTGCCTACTGGTAAGGGGCTTCTGGGCCGGGTGGTAAATCCGCTTGGTCAGCCGATTGATGGCAAGGGCCCAATTGCCTCTGATAGCACTGCCAACATCGATGTCGTCGCACCAGGCGTTATTGAGCGTAAGTCGGTTACCGAGCCGCTTCAAACGGGCATCAAGGCAATCGACGGCATGATTCCGATTGGTCGGGGCCAGCGCGAACTAATCATCGGTGACCGGCAGACCGGAAAGACGGCCATCGCGCTCGACACCATCATCAACCAAAAAGATACCGACGTTTACAGCATCTATGTCTGCATCGGACAGAAACGCTCCACTCTGGCGCAGGTGGTGGCTGCTCTTGAAGAGTACGGTGCGATGGACAAGACCATCGTCGTTGCCGCGACGGCTTCAGACCCGGCCCCGCTTCAGTATATTGCGCCATTCTCGGGCTGTGCGATGGGCGAGTATTTCCGGGACAATGGAATGCACTCTCTTATTGTGTACGATGATCTTTCAAAGCAGGCCGTGGCCTATCGCCAGCTTTCGCTCATGCTCCGCCGCCCGCCAGGGCGCGAGGCGTATCCAGGTGACGTTTTTTATCTCCACTCCAGGCTCTTAGAGCGTGCCTCAAAGCTGAGTGATGCGCTCGGTGGCGGCTCCTTGACGGCTCTTCCAATTATTGAAACCCAAGCCGGTGACGTTGCGGCTTATATTCCGACAAACGTTATTTCGATTACCGACGGCCAGATTTATCTCGAATCAGCCCTTTTCTACTCCGGTATTCGTCCAGCGGTTAACGTTGGTCTTTCGGTGTCCCGAGTGGGTGGTGCTGCACAAACTCGCGGGATGAAAAAAGTCGCTGGTACGCTTCGTCTCGACTTGGCGCAGTATCGTGAGATGGCGGCCTTTGCTCAGTTTGGCTCAGAGCTCGATGCCGCCACACAGGCCCAGCTCAACCGGGGCGCAAGGCTGACAGAATTGCTCAAGCAGTCCCAGTACCAGCCATTTCCTGTGCAGAAACAGATCATGTCGATCTACCTTGGAACCAGCGGTGGGCTCGATAATATTGAAATTGCCGATGTTCAGGCAACGGAGGCGGCTTTCCAGACGTTCATGGAAACGCGCCATCCGCAGATTGGCGTTGACCTCGCCGAGAAAAAAGAATTGACCGACGATATCGTTCAACGCCTCGATGCCGCAATCGAGGAATTTAAAAAGACATTGGTCGCTGCCGAAGCGGCCCCGGCCACCGCTTCGTAA
- the atpG gene encoding ATP synthase F1 subunit gamma, producing MPSTRDYKNRIRSVKNTQQITRAMKLVAASKVRRAQERIESARPYSEKMEELVTSLSQRVEGEPHPLLRDTMKSDRALLLVISSDKGLCGSYNTNVNRRALQFLKERENEGKETEIVAVGRKACTFLTIRGYSFKEEFQEVYGKINFSLAQTISDILINAFLEEEFDEIHILTTEFVSVLTQNAGLNRLLPLAPAAPDGVDPEGEPVSVDFIYEPSMEGVLTSILPRYITVQVFRALLDAEASEFGSRMTAMDSASRNAEDMIGSLTLQMNRARQATITKELLEVVAGADALTG from the coding sequence ATGCCTTCTACCAGAGATTATAAAAACCGAATCCGTAGCGTTAAAAACACGCAGCAGATCACGCGCGCGATGAAGCTCGTGGCGGCCTCTAAGGTACGCCGCGCCCAGGAGCGCATCGAGAGTGCGCGGCCTTACAGTGAGAAGATGGAAGAGCTCGTCACCTCCCTTTCGCAACGGGTTGAGGGCGAGCCACATCCGCTCCTTCGCGACACGATGAAATCTGATCGGGCACTGCTTTTGGTGATTTCCTCGGACAAGGGTCTTTGCGGCAGCTACAACACGAACGTTAATCGTCGAGCGCTTCAGTTTTTAAAAGAGCGTGAGAATGAGGGCAAGGAAACTGAGATTGTTGCTGTTGGACGAAAAGCCTGTACTTTTCTCACCATTCGGGGATATTCCTTCAAGGAAGAATTTCAGGAAGTTTACGGAAAAATTAATTTTTCGTTGGCGCAAACTATCTCCGATATTTTGATTAATGCTTTTCTCGAAGAAGAGTTTGATGAAATTCATATACTGACAACCGAATTCGTGTCCGTTCTTACTCAGAACGCGGGTTTAAACCGTCTTCTGCCGCTGGCGCCTGCTGCGCCGGACGGCGTGGATCCCGAGGGTGAGCCTGTTTCTGTGGACTTTATATATGAGCCGTCCATGGAAGGCGTACTGACAAGTATTTTGCCACGATATATTACGGTACAGGTTTTCCGCGCTCTGCTAGATGCTGAGGCGAGCGAGTTCGGGTCGCGGATGACTGCGATGGACAGTGCATCACGAAACGCAGAAGACATGATTGGATCGCTTACTTTACAAATGAACCGGGCCCGGCAAGCTACCATCACCAAGGAGCTGCTTGAGGTCGTAGCCGGAGCGGACGCGCTGACCGGTTAG
- the atpD gene encoding F0F1 ATP synthase subunit beta — protein MNEGVITQIIGPVIDVEFEVGSLPELKNALVVKKEAEQVQEGERGEIVVEVALHLGESTVRTVAMEPTEGLVRGLKVEDTGAPISVPVGKEVLGRILNVIGEPVDGKGPVPTELRSPIHRSAPTLEEQSTSTDMLETGLKVVDLLEPYTKGGKTGLFGGAGVGKTVLIMELIHNISKEHSGTSVFAGVGERTREGNDLYAEMEESGVLDSVGLIYGQMTEPPGARLRVGLTGLTVAEYFRDVEGQDVLLFIDNIFRFTQAGSEVSALLGRMPSAVGYQPNLATEMGDLQERITSTNKGSITSVQAIYVPADDLTDPAPATAFAHLDATTVLSRQIAELGIYPAVDPLDSTSRILDPRIIGENHYGVARGVQLVLQRYKELQDIIAILGMDELSEEDKVAVARARKIQRFLSQPFHVAEQFTGTPGVYVSLEESISGFKELIDGNVDHLPEQAFYMVGNLDSAKEKAKTLGVTV, from the coding sequence ATGAACGAAGGTGTAATTACCCAGATTATTGGACCCGTTATCGATGTGGAGTTCGAGGTTGGAAGCCTGCCCGAGCTCAAGAATGCCCTGGTCGTCAAGAAAGAGGCCGAGCAGGTGCAAGAAGGTGAGCGTGGCGAAATTGTCGTAGAGGTGGCGCTTCATTTAGGCGAATCCACCGTCCGCACCGTTGCGATGGAGCCGACCGAAGGTTTGGTTCGAGGTCTCAAGGTTGAGGACACCGGTGCGCCGATATCGGTTCCTGTGGGCAAAGAAGTTTTGGGTCGTATTCTCAACGTCATTGGTGAGCCCGTTGACGGTAAGGGACCTGTGCCGACAGAGCTTCGTAGCCCGATTCACAGGTCGGCCCCGACCCTTGAGGAGCAGAGCACCTCAACTGATATGCTCGAAACGGGTCTTAAGGTTGTTGATCTGCTGGAGCCATATACGAAAGGTGGTAAGACCGGCCTGTTTGGCGGCGCCGGTGTGGGTAAAACCGTGCTTATCATGGAGCTCATCCATAACATCTCAAAAGAGCATTCCGGAACCAGCGTGTTTGCGGGCGTCGGAGAGCGTACCCGCGAGGGCAACGACCTCTATGCTGAGATGGAAGAGTCTGGAGTTTTAGACAGCGTTGGACTGATATACGGTCAGATGACTGAACCTCCCGGAGCGCGTCTTCGCGTGGGCCTGACCGGCCTGACTGTTGCCGAATATTTCCGGGATGTTGAGGGCCAGGATGTGCTCCTCTTCATCGACAATATTTTCCGTTTCACCCAGGCGGGCTCGGAAGTGTCGGCTCTCCTTGGTCGTATGCCCAGTGCTGTTGGATATCAACCCAACCTAGCAACTGAGATGGGCGATCTTCAGGAGCGCATCACCTCGACCAACAAAGGCTCGATTACATCGGTCCAGGCCATCTACGTTCCGGCTGACGATCTTACTGACCCGGCCCCGGCGACGGCTTTCGCGCATCTTGACGCTACGACGGTGCTTTCAAGACAGATTGCGGAACTCGGTATTTATCCTGCTGTTGACCCGCTTGACTCAACCAGCCGGATTCTCGATCCGCGCATTATTGGTGAAAATCACTACGGGGTTGCCCGCGGCGTTCAGCTGGTTCTTCAGCGTTACAAGGAGCTTCAGGACATCATCGCCATTCTCGGTATGGACGAGCTCTCCGAGGAAGACAAAGTGGCTGTTGCCCGCGCCCGAAAAATTCAACGCTTCTTGAGTCAGCCGTTCCACGTTGCCGAGCAATTCACTGGTACCCCGGGCGTTTATGTTTCGCTCGAAGAATCCATTAGCGGTTTTAAAGAGCTAATTGACGGAAACGTGGATCATCTTCCCGAGCAGGCGTTCTATATGGTGGGTAACCTCGATTCCGCCAAGGAGAAGGCCAAGACACTGGGAGTTACTGTCTAG
- a CDS encoding F0F1 ATP synthase subunit epsilon has product MANGKIALEIVTPEKRLVTDEVDEITGPGLWGEFGILPQHTPYLVELDVGSLSYRKGSGRYFISVSGGYAEVGPDAVTVLAETAELAEDIDVDRAKAARERAQNLISGKEETEDFSFDRAETALKRAISRISVANRSGLG; this is encoded by the coding sequence ATGGCTAACGGCAAGATTGCACTTGAAATAGTTACTCCAGAAAAACGTCTTGTAACCGACGAAGTGGATGAAATTACCGGACCCGGCTTGTGGGGCGAGTTTGGAATTCTTCCACAACATACGCCTTATCTCGTCGAGCTCGACGTAGGTTCTCTTTCGTATCGCAAGGGTAGCGGTCGCTATTTTATTTCGGTGAGTGGTGGCTACGCCGAGGTTGGACCCGATGCAGTGACGGTACTCGCCGAGACGGCTGAACTGGCTGAGGATATCGACGTGGATAGAGCCAAGGCTGCCCGCGAGAGGGCTCAAAATCTCATCTCGGGAAAAGAGGAGACCGAAGATTTCTCCTTTGATCGGGCCGAGACTGCTCTGAAGCGGGCCATAAGCCGGATATCTGTCGCAAACCGTAGCGGCCTAGGCTAA
- a CDS encoding tetratricopeptide repeat protein: MKLRRIILATILVAMIPVVAFSAGDPEPEKSASQPSAYEMGRAAVKAGDWSRAVSLFQSAVGKDDKDYKSFNMLGYSLRNLGRYKVAILAYNRALSIRPDYAPALEYRGMAHLKAKNTKAAMADYEVLKGIGSPLAEDLKAAIDSAAKN, from the coding sequence ATGAAACTTAGGCGAATAATTCTGGCTACGATTTTGGTTGCCATGATACCCGTGGTCGCCTTTTCAGCAGGTGACCCCGAGCCAGAAAAGTCGGCTTCTCAGCCCTCGGCCTATGAAATGGGTCGTGCAGCGGTAAAAGCTGGAGACTGGAGCCGGGCAGTTTCCTTGTTCCAAAGTGCAGTAGGGAAAGATGACAAAGATTATAAATCGTTCAACATGCTCGGCTACTCCCTCCGCAATTTGGGTCGCTACAAGGTTGCCATACTGGCTTATAACCGGGCGCTTTCGATAAGACCTGATTACGCACCTGCACTTGAATACCGTGGGATGGCGCATCTGAAGGCGAAAAACACCAAGGCTGCGATGGCCGATTATGAGGTGTTGAAGGGGATAGGTTCTCCTCTGGCCGAAGATCTCAAGGCGGCCATAGACTCAGCGGCAAAAAACTAG
- a CDS encoding VOC family protein, with protein sequence MAITGFHNISLTVSDAGEAAKWYGDKLGFEVQSDSERTPEFSEAVTGVKGATLRVVHLNGHGLHFELMQYVTGSGAQVETSPNNIGSAQVGFLTDNGPALYEEWKANGIKMWSPGPAEVPNGPMKGGFIFFCQDLDGNVLKFMQTPK encoded by the coding sequence ATGGCCATCACTGGATTTCATAACATCAGCCTCACCGTTTCAGACGCAGGTGAGGCCGCGAAGTGGTATGGAGACAAGCTGGGATTTGAGGTCCAGTCAGACTCTGAGCGTACGCCTGAATTCTCCGAGGCTGTCACGGGTGTTAAAGGGGCTACTCTCCGCGTCGTTCACTTAAACGGCCACGGTCTCCACTTTGAGTTGATGCAATACGTTACTGGTTCTGGCGCACAGGTTGAGACCAGCCCCAACAACATCGGTAGTGCCCAGGTGGGTTTTCTGACCGACAATGGTCCGGCGCTTTATGAGGAATGGAAAGCCAATGGTATTAAAATGTGGTCCCCTGGTCCCGCTGAGGTACCGAATGGTCCTATGAAAGGTGGTTTTATCTTCTTCTGCCAAGACCTGGACGGCAACGTACTCAAATTCATGCAAACACCGAAGTAG
- a CDS encoding N-acetyltransferase has translation MIAIRQEENRDIPSIRQVEEIAFGEQNEANLVDALRSSEALLISLVAEVEDKIVGHVAFSEVSIESESDHWTALGLGPMAVLPAHQGKGIGSKLVEAGLRACEKLGYPLVVVLGHSEYYPRFGFSPARPYGISWESKVPDEVFMVKELGLDALSRISGTVRYRPEFNEV, from the coding sequence ATGATCGCCATCCGACAAGAAGAAAACCGAGACATCCCCTCGATTCGCCAAGTAGAGGAAATCGCCTTCGGTGAGCAAAACGAGGCAAATTTAGTGGATGCCCTCCGCTCATCGGAGGCGCTTTTAATTTCACTGGTTGCTGAAGTAGAGGACAAGATCGTAGGCCATGTCGCATTCAGCGAAGTCTCGATTGAGTCCGAATCTGATCACTGGACAGCACTCGGCTTGGGTCCAATGGCGGTACTCCCCGCCCATCAAGGAAAAGGCATAGGCTCTAAACTGGTGGAGGCTGGGCTCAGAGCGTGTGAAAAGTTAGGTTATCCGCTCGTCGTCGTACTCGGCCATTCAGAATACTACCCCCGATTTGGTTTCTCACCCGCCCGGCCATACGGAATCTCTTGGGAAAGCAAAGTCCCCGATGAGGTCTTTATGGTCAAGGAACTCGGGCTCGACGCACTCTCTCGAATCAGCGGCACCGTCAGATACCGGCCAGAATTTAACGAGGTATAA